A stretch of the Streptomyces venezuelae genome encodes the following:
- a CDS encoding SDR family NAD(P)-dependent oxidoreductase encodes MTATEATETEDIQAYGPGIDPERLALCLSVLAELDTIDVDHPDAITVRRATAGVYRTVKQRRRQERRAAKTANDRAVTEATATGSAQRIDDETEGILPSSVTEAGRIAGILQRPRSCYVCKTRYVEVDYFYHQLCQPCAAENRTKREARADLSGKRALLTGGRAKIGMYIALRLLRDGAHTTITTRFPKDAIRRFKAMEDSADWMHRLEVVGIDLRDPAQAVALADQVAEAGPLDILINNATQTVRRLPTAYAALVDGESAPLPAGELPAHHVIGAFNSGAVDGLAALPLGTSGLEAQKVADLALVAGNASIERHLDGTAIDAGGLLPDFVDTNTWVQTIDQISPVELLETQLCNYTSPFILISALRPAMAEAARKASSGRAYVVNVSAMEGVFSRGYKGAGHPNTNAAKAAMNMVTRTSGQEMFQTDGILMTSVDTGWITDERPHFDKLRLAEEGFHAPLDLVDGAARVYDPIVRGEAGEDLHSVFLKDYAPANW; translated from the coding sequence ATGACGGCGACCGAGGCGACCGAGACCGAAGACATCCAGGCGTACGGGCCGGGCATCGACCCCGAGCGGCTGGCGCTCTGCCTCAGCGTGCTCGCGGAGCTCGACACCATCGACGTCGACCACCCCGACGCGATCACCGTCCGCCGGGCCACCGCCGGCGTCTACCGCACGGTCAAGCAGCGCCGCCGCCAGGAGCGCCGCGCCGCCAAGACCGCCAACGACAGGGCCGTCACCGAGGCCACCGCCACCGGCTCCGCGCAGCGCATCGACGACGAGACCGAGGGCATCCTGCCCTCCTCCGTCACGGAGGCCGGCCGGATCGCCGGAATACTCCAGCGCCCGCGCTCCTGCTACGTCTGCAAGACGCGGTACGTCGAGGTCGACTACTTCTACCACCAGCTCTGCCAGCCGTGCGCCGCCGAGAACCGCACCAAGCGCGAGGCCCGCGCCGACCTCTCCGGCAAGCGCGCGCTGCTCACCGGCGGCCGGGCCAAGATCGGCATGTACATCGCGCTGCGGCTGCTGCGCGACGGCGCCCACACCACGATCACCACCCGCTTCCCCAAGGACGCCATCCGCCGCTTCAAGGCGATGGAGGACTCGGCGGACTGGATGCACCGCCTGGAGGTCGTCGGCATCGACCTGCGCGACCCGGCGCAGGCCGTGGCGCTCGCCGACCAGGTGGCCGAGGCCGGCCCGCTGGACATCCTCATCAACAACGCGACGCAGACCGTGCGCCGCCTGCCCACCGCGTACGCCGCGCTGGTCGACGGGGAGAGCGCCCCGCTGCCGGCCGGCGAGCTCCCCGCCCACCACGTCATCGGCGCCTTCAACTCCGGTGCGGTCGACGGTCTGGCGGCGCTTCCGCTGGGCACGAGCGGGCTGGAGGCCCAGAAGGTCGCCGACCTCGCCCTGGTCGCGGGCAACGCCAGCATCGAACGGCACCTCGACGGCACCGCCATCGACGCGGGCGGCCTGCTCCCGGACTTCGTCGACACCAACACCTGGGTGCAGACCATCGACCAGATCTCCCCGGTGGAGCTGCTCGAAACCCAGCTGTGCAACTACACCTCGCCGTTCATCCTGATCAGCGCGCTGCGGCCGGCGATGGCCGAGGCCGCCCGGAAGGCGTCCAGCGGGCGGGCGTACGTCGTCAACGTCTCGGCGATGGAGGGTGTGTTCAGCCGCGGCTACAAGGGCGCGGGCCACCCCAACACCAACGCCGCCAAGGCCGCGATGAACATGGTGACCCGGACCAGCGGCCAGGAGATGTTCCAGACCGACGGCATCCTCATGACCTCGGTCGACACCGGCTGGATCACCGACGAGCGCCCGCACTTCGACAAGCTGCGCTTGGCCGAGGAGGGCTTCCACGCCCCCCTGGACCTGGTCGACGGCGCGGCCCGGGTCTACGACCCGATCGTCCGCGGCGAAGCCGGCGAGGACCTCCACAGCGTCTTCCTCAAGGACTACGCCCCGGCGAACTGGTAG
- a CDS encoding NAD-dependent epimerase/dehydratase family protein, producing the protein MKLLMLGGTEFVGRAVTEDALARGWEVTVFHRGRHAAPPGTLSRHGDRTAPDGLAALAEGEWDLVVDTWSGAPTAVRDAARLLRDRAGRYAYISSRSVYAYPAPAGLNEDGPVVEGSPDAGTTAYAEDKRGGELAALEAFGDRSLLVRAGLILGPYENVGRLPWWLGRMAEGGPVLAPGPRELPIQYIDVRDLAQWTLDAAQSGLDGAYNLVSPLGHATMGSFLEACAAVTGGTAELRWTDPQLILDAGVQPWTELPVWLPPGEDYAFMHGGDVTKAVAAGLDCRPVEDTVADTWAWLGSIGGKAPLRSDRSSKGLDREREESLLARS; encoded by the coding sequence ATGAAACTACTGATGCTGGGTGGTACCGAATTCGTCGGCCGGGCCGTCACCGAAGACGCCCTCGCCCGTGGCTGGGAGGTCACGGTCTTCCACCGGGGCCGCCACGCAGCCCCTCCCGGAACGCTCTCCCGGCACGGGGACCGGACCGCCCCCGACGGCCTGGCCGCCCTCGCCGAGGGGGAGTGGGACCTGGTCGTGGACACCTGGAGCGGCGCCCCCACCGCCGTCCGTGACGCAGCGCGCCTGCTGCGCGACCGGGCCGGGCGGTACGCGTACATCTCCAGCCGGTCCGTGTACGCCTATCCGGCCCCCGCCGGCCTGAACGAGGACGGCCCGGTCGTCGAGGGCTCGCCCGACGCCGGTACCACCGCCTACGCCGAGGACAAGCGCGGCGGCGAGCTCGCCGCTCTCGAGGCATTCGGCGACCGCTCCCTGCTGGTCCGGGCCGGCCTGATCCTCGGCCCGTACGAGAACGTCGGCCGGCTGCCCTGGTGGCTGGGCCGGATGGCCGAGGGCGGCCCGGTCCTCGCCCCGGGACCGCGCGAGCTCCCGATCCAGTACATCGACGTACGCGACCTCGCGCAGTGGACCCTGGACGCGGCGCAGTCCGGGCTCGACGGCGCCTACAACCTGGTCTCCCCCCTCGGCCACGCCACCATGGGCAGCTTCCTCGAGGCCTGCGCCGCAGTCACCGGAGGGACCGCCGAACTCCGCTGGACCGACCCCCAGCTCATCCTGGACGCCGGGGTGCAGCCGTGGACCGAGCTGCCGGTCTGGCTCCCGCCGGGTGAGGACTACGCCTTCATGCACGGCGGAGACGTGACCAAGGCGGTCGCGGCCGGTCTGGACTGCCGGCCCGTCGAGGACACCGTCGCCGACACCTGGGCCTGGCTCGGGTCCATCGGCGGCAAGGCGCCGCTGCGGTCCGACCGGTCCAGCAAGGGCCTGGACCGGGAGCGGGAGGAGTCACTGCTCGCCCGATCGTGA
- a CDS encoding transglycosylase family protein — protein sequence MGVRGRHRRYQPSSINRASLAVTAGGAGIALPLVGAGPAEAASVDIWDKVAGCESTNNWHVNSGNGYYGGLQFSPSTWRAFGGTAYAPRADLATKDQQIAVAEKVLKGQGPQAWPVCSKKAGLTRAGQAPKITPGTPAGGSKAHSASVPGARQAALPAAKPGTGVPQQAKKQGAKPTVPRQTGTSVLPNPYVVAPGDSLSAIAQQQHVEGGWQALYETNRATVGGNPNLIFPGQRLTLRVTAAPVAPAPERPAQPPAAKPAPQPAKPPQPAKPPQAKPAPQPKPVQPKPVETAKPVPVQEKKPVTGGYSAPVDAGIGTAYRVAGSSWSSGYHTGIDFPVPTGTSVKAVGPGVVVSAGWSGAYGYQVVIRHGDGKFSQYAHLSALSVQAGQQVVGGQRIARSGSTGNSTGPHLHFEVRTGPGYGSDVNPLTYLRGHGVRI from the coding sequence ATGGGTGTACGGGGCCGGCACCGCCGGTACCAGCCGAGCAGCATCAACCGGGCCTCGCTGGCCGTCACCGCCGGTGGCGCGGGCATCGCCCTGCCCCTGGTCGGAGCCGGCCCGGCGGAGGCCGCTTCCGTCGACATCTGGGACAAGGTCGCCGGCTGCGAGTCCACCAACAACTGGCACGTCAACTCCGGCAACGGCTATTACGGCGGGCTCCAGTTCAGCCCGAGCACCTGGCGCGCCTTCGGCGGCACCGCGTACGCCCCGCGCGCCGACCTCGCCACCAAGGACCAGCAGATCGCGGTCGCCGAGAAGGTCCTCAAGGGGCAGGGGCCCCAGGCCTGGCCGGTCTGCTCGAAGAAGGCCGGCCTGACGCGCGCCGGCCAGGCGCCCAAGATCACCCCCGGCACCCCGGCGGGCGGCAGCAAGGCCCATTCCGCTTCCGTGCCGGGCGCCCGGCAGGCGGCCTTACCCGCCGCCAAACCGGGCACGGGCGTACCGCAGCAGGCGAAGAAGCAGGGTGCCAAGCCCACCGTGCCGCGGCAGACCGGGACGTCGGTCCTGCCAAATCCGTACGTCGTGGCGCCCGGCGACTCGCTCTCCGCCATCGCCCAGCAGCAGCACGTCGAGGGCGGCTGGCAGGCCCTGTACGAGACCAACCGCGCGACCGTCGGCGGCAATCCGAACCTGATCTTCCCGGGCCAGCGCCTCACCCTGAGGGTCACCGCCGCCCCGGTCGCACCCGCCCCGGAACGGCCCGCGCAGCCGCCCGCCGCCAAACCGGCGCCGCAGCCCGCCAAGCCTCCGCAGCCCGCCAAGCCCCCGCAGGCCAAGCCGGCCCCGCAGCCCAAGCCGGTCCAGCCCAAACCCGTCGAGACCGCCAAGCCGGTCCCGGTGCAGGAAAAGAAGCCCGTCACCGGCGGCTACAGCGCCCCCGTGGACGCGGGCATCGGCACCGCCTACCGGGTGGCCGGCTCCTCCTGGTCCAGCGGGTACCACACCGGCATCGACTTCCCGGTGCCCACCGGCACCTCAGTCAAGGCCGTCGGCCCGGGCGTGGTCGTGTCGGCCGGCTGGTCCGGTGCCTACGGCTACCAGGTCGTGATCCGCCACGGCGACGGGAAGTTTTCCCAGTACGCGCACCTGTCCGCGCTGTCCGTCCAGGCCGGCCAGCAGGTCGTCGGCGGTCAGCGGATCGCCCGCTCCGGCTCGACCGGCAACAGTACGGGTCCCCACCTGCACTTCGAGGTACGTACGGGGCCCGGGTACGGCTCCGACGTCAACCCGCTGACGTACCTCCGCGGCCACGGGGTGCGCATCTGA
- a CDS encoding inositol oxygenase family protein, which produces MELLHACRGAWDTPDRSGDPVDLHDHGLQTAALLRRSHPYDKELQVAGLVHDLGHLLRPGDDAGHAGHAADAVRPLLGERVARLVQLHVPAKRYLATVEPERTLSPQSALTLRAQGGVMDEAEARAFAADPEAAAAVILRQADDAGKVVGLDAGVLEDWRPVIELVAARAAGHGQTPA; this is translated from the coding sequence ATGGAGCTGCTGCACGCCTGCCGGGGAGCGTGGGATACACCTGATCGCAGCGGGGATCCGGTCGATCTGCACGACCACGGACTGCAGACGGCGGCACTGCTCCGGCGCTCGCATCCGTACGACAAGGAGCTTCAGGTGGCGGGGCTGGTGCACGATCTGGGGCACCTGCTCCGTCCGGGTGACGACGCCGGGCATGCCGGCCACGCGGCGGACGCGGTCCGCCCGCTGCTCGGCGAGCGGGTGGCCCGCCTGGTGCAGCTGCACGTCCCGGCCAAGCGGTACCTGGCGACGGTGGAGCCGGAGCGGACGCTGTCCCCGCAGAGCGCGCTGACACTGCGGGCGCAGGGCGGGGTGATGGACGAGGCGGAGGCGCGGGCCTTCGCGGCGGACCCGGAGGCGGCAGCCGCGGTGATCCTCCGGCAGGCCGACGACGCGGGGAAGGTGGTCGGCCTGGACGCGGGCGTCCTGGAGGACTGGCGTCCGGTGATCGAGCTCGTCGCCGCCAGGGCGGCCGGCCACGGGCAAACCCCCGCCTGA